Proteins found in one Lepeophtheirus salmonis chromosome 9, UVic_Lsal_1.4, whole genome shotgun sequence genomic segment:
- the Vps11 gene encoding vacuolar protein sorting-associated protein 11 homolog: MSNFQWRRFNFFEFSKEVQGGNLAELLEDSVVTTTTSGRGHLILGDSSGFLHYLGRNDLTATTLRIFDVAVLHAQQLKQSGICILVGLDHHPSDPNISIPYLKAYNSDKIDPKTGHPTYLRSSKIATNSDVTALAVHENQNLIALGFGDGSLQLWRGDVSRGRGARLKNLTLGMMETSVTGIALRTGAQGTFLYASSQNDVYSFNVTTKDKEIKVHLDSKGCRKGLAITVDLMSETHFVVGRTDAVYCYNAECCTHCYAFEGEKSNLYWFRNYLVIASSSEGDKDVVISIFDVQNKFIAYSGEVPKVSALLSEWGNLYVLSENKLYVLIEKDTQTKLDILFKKNFYDIAIKIAKNQRYDADGLVDIFRQYGDHLYVKGDYSGAIDNYCKTIGQLEPSYVIRRFLDAQRIDNLTAYLQVLHRRGAANEDHTTLLLNCYTKLKDEDKLNEFIMTEDREVDFDLDIAIKVCRQAGYFEHALALAKKHEKHDWVLKIQLEDRKNYSQAVEYISKLDPLSVEKSLRKYGSILVSVLPEETTEMAVESCKNGGVLPEDYIHLFIIKPKQMVTYLEKIIELESDEVSPQIYNTLLEYYLALLPESEVKVLDLLRTQNCNLDQALILCKNASCKSGLLYLYEKKRIYDEILVYHVREGDTRNALETCRKFGDEDRQLWVSALRLIPNDPNATSEIMSEILERIESLKLMSPLEVISTLTSTSGATLGLVRDYLLKYIESEQQVIDENQRAITEYQAETEKIKNKIDSLENGPIVFQCSKCSACSKPLDLPSVHFLCKHSFHKLCVASFSDNENECPVCFSENKNILDIIKSQESNKTAHEAFHYQLETAQDGFSLVAEYFGRGLFRGDEDLLSIINEAAKNMSHDKSILNSLSNNVGLQSESRIRMGEGKSNGSSGVLSYSSEARLRLDQGSMNTNKNVSESRLRSQAPSSVPQTVSDARLRLNEGSKVSLCSNTSQNSNASSQGSKSRKSLPENDFNPFDEEDSTAPFDKKNPFYSEPVACEVTTLKVINSSSQLKQEEASGNPFGNDDNDEKDDDYDESLNPFS, translated from the exons ATGTCCAATTTTCAGTGGAGACGATTCAATTTCTTTGAGTTTTCCAAAGAGGTTCAAGGAGGGAATTTAGCGGAGCTCCTCGAG GACTCTGTTGTAACAACGACGACAAGCGGTCGTGGTCATCTCATCCTCGGAGACTCGAGTGGATTTTTGCACTATCTGGGTCGGAATGATTTAACAGCAACGACGTTACGTATATTTGATGTAGCGGTGCTACATGCTCAACAGCTCAAGCAATCCGGGATTTGTATCCTTGTAGGCTTGGATCATCATCCCTCCGACCCTAATATATCAATCCCCTATTTAAAAGCATACAATTCAGATAAAATCGATCCCAAAACAGGACATCCTACCTATCTCAGATCATCGAAAATTGCCACAAACTCCGATGTCACGGCCCTTGCTGTtcatgaaaatcaaaatttgatagCACTGGGCTTTGGTGATGGATCCTTACAGCTATGGCGAGGTGACGTCTCTCGTGGAAGAGGTGCGCGCCTAAAAAATCTTACATTAGGAATGATGGAAACATCTGTCACTGGTATAGCCCTGAGGACAGGCGCCCAAGGGACCTTTCTATACGCCTCGTCTCAAAATGACGTTTACAGCTTTAACGTTACGACCAAAGATAAAGAGATAAAAGTACATTTAGATTCTAAGGGCTGTAGAAAGGGATTGGCTATTACTGTGGACTTAATGTCGGAAACCCATTTTGTTGTTGGTAGAACGGACGCAGTCTACTGCTACAATGCAGAGTGCTGTACGCATTGCTATGCATTCGAAGGAGAAAAATCCAATTTGTATTGGTTTCGTAATTACTTAGTGATAGCAAGTTCGTCCGAAGGTGATAAAGACGTGGTGATCTCCATTTTTgatgttcaaaataaatttattgcatATAGTGGGGAAGTACCAAAAGTCTCTGCTCTCCTCTCAGAATGGGGAAATCTGTATGTCTTGTCAGAAAACAAACTTTATGTGTTAATTGAAAAGGATACACAGACTAAGTTGgacattttgttcaaaaaaaacttttatgacaTTGCCATCAAAATAGCCAAAAATCAGCGATATGATGCAGACGGCCTTGTTGATATATTTCGACAATATGGGGATCATCTTTATGTGAAAGGAGATTATTCTGGAGCCATCGACAATTATTGCAAAACAATAGGGCAGTTAGAGCCATCCTATGTTATTCGTAGGTTCTTGGATGCTCAAAGGATTGATAATCTAACAGCTTACTTACAAGTTTTACATCGTCGTGGGGCTGCAAATGAGGATCATACAACCCTCTTATTGAACTGTTATACTAAACTCAAAGATGAAGATAAATTGAATGAATTCATTATGACAGAGGATCGTGAAGTAGATTTTGATTTAGACATTGCTATCAAAGTTTGCAGGCAAGCAGGATATTTCGAGCATGCATTGGCGCTCGCCAAGAAACATGAAAAACATGACTGGGTCCTTAAAATCCAGTTGGAAGATAGGAAAAACTATTCTCAAGCTGTGGAATACATATCTAAATTAGACCCTCTGTCTGTGGAGAAAAGCCTACGGAAATATGGGAGCATTCTTGTCTCTGTCTTGCCTGAGGAGACAACGGAAATGGCAGTAGAGTCCTGTAAAAACGGAGGTGTCTTACCCGAAGATTACattcatttgtttattattaagcCTAAACAAATGGTCACATatctggaaaaaataattgaacttgAATCGGATGAAGTATCTCCTCAAATTTATAACACGTTATTAGAGTATTATTTGGCACTATTACCTGAGTCAGAAGTCAAGGTCTTGGATTTATTGCGAACccaaaattgtaatttagatCAAGCTTTAATCCTTTGCAAGAATGCATCCTGTAAATCTGGACTCTTATATCTATATGAGAAGAAGCGGATCTATGATGAAATATTAGTGTATCATGTACGAGAGGGAGATACTAGGAACGCCCTCGAAACTTGTCGAAAGTTTGGTGATGAGGATAGACAGCTATGGGTTTCTGCACTTCGCCTGATTCCAAATGATCCAAATGCTACGTCAGAGATTATGTCAGAAATTTTAGAACGGATTGAGTCTCTCAAACTCATGAGTCCCTTGGAAGTCATATCCACTCTCACTTCTACGTCAGGTGCAACGTTGGGACTTGTTCGAGATTATCTTCTCAAGTATATCGAGTCAGAGCAACAagttattgatgaaaatcaacGTGCAATAACTGAATATCAGGCAgagactgaaaaaattaaaaataagatagaCTCTCTGGAGAATGGTCCCATCGTTTTTCAATGTTCCAAGTGTTCAGCCTGCTCTAAACCCCTAGATTTGCCCTCAGTGCATTTTTTATGTAAGCATTCCTTCCACAAGCTCTGCGTGGCCTCTTTTTCAGACAATGAGAATGAATGTCCTGTATGTTTTAGtgagaacaaaaatatattggacaTAATCAAATCTCAAGAGTCGAATAAGACTGCACACGAAGCCTTTCACTATCAGCTGGAAACTGCACAAGATGGATTTTCATTGGTGGcagaatattttggaagaggACTTTTTCGTGGGGACGAGGACcttttatctattattaatGAGGCTGCAAAGAATATGTCTCATGATAAATCCATTCTCAATAGTTTATCGAACAATGTTGGCCTACAATCAGAGTCTCGGATTCGTATGGGAGAAGGAAAATCAAATGGGAGTAGTGGTGTCTTAAGTTATTCATCTGAAGCGCGTCTGAGGCTCGATCAAGGCTCTatgaatactaataaaaatgtgtcaGAGTCTAGGCTGAGGTCCCAGGCACCATCCAGTGTGCCTCAAACTGTGTCTGACGCTAGACTTAGGCTGAATGAAGGATCCAAGGTATCTCTATGCTCCAATACATCTCAAAATTCGAATGCATCCTCCCAAGGAAGTAAGAGTAGGAAGAGTCTTCCTGAGAACGATTTTAATCCCTTTGATGAAGAGGACTCCACTGCCcctttcgataaaaaaaatccattttactCTGAACCTGTTGCTTGTGAGGTAACCACCTTGAAAGTTATTAACTCTAGTAGTCAATTGAAACAAGAAGAGGCTTCTGGCAATCCTTTTGGTAATGATGATAATGATGAAAAAGACGATGATTATGATGAGAGTCTTAATCCTTTTtcttag
- the Cog6 gene encoding conserved oligomeric Golgi complex subunit 6 has product MEMSNIEVPKSLETPAPTVLERKLRKIIDSGVENDPKVGCALTELSMFFNDNSLKSRRNLRGEIERRSLGVNSEFVAAFENVKRLADSLANDIGVVDSEISKMEADIIETESKTRDLTNKITNYRKESAGLELKSKILNQFRENFELSDRHTMILSDESSEVNTEFFEGLEQLKKIRKDCEETLLHSGGETSLEIMEKMSSIQEAALQKLYKWTTNALRSKNASDFITLEDKSRPFLSTAMKYLQERPVLFKYVLTEFASFRKSFLVQSFIDALTIGGPGGTPRPIELHAHDPLRYVGDMLAWLHQAAPTENENVRGLLQACDQLDIELSCQEALSTITEGICRPLKTRTEQVILSEAEPVVLFRLANLIRFYSGTFSPVMRSTDSALMSTLNELDTLCFNQFMSVLNSKIATMTTSSSESSSSTQNLSPSQNTLSLMSLLKDILSSSTVIEDQEKQFAQIVDAIVDPLLRSLNASVSGYARTDQDVYMLNCLYQISSTLSLFQFNDAKLKFIESEMNMRLDTLASEQASHLIAYLGIQPICTLLLKWSKKSDTTRTLSQVEGMEPHNLIHFVEKLDEFLVGPDSFLLPQISLLNSSSHRKTINQRPLSVVLASYKQLHEAVTDPKSGYDNPNGILNKTPNQVAILLQM; this is encoded by the exons ATGGAAATGTCCAATATAGAGGTACCTAAAAGTTTGGAAACTCCAGCCCCGACAGTCCTTGAAAGGAAACTTCGAAAGATAATTGATTCTGGTGTAGAGAATGACCCCAAAGTTGGTTGTGCACTTACGGAGTTGTCCATGTTCTTCAATGATAACTCTCTCAAGTCTCGAAGAAATCTTCGAGGGGAAATAGAGAG ACGTAGTTTGGGAGTTAACTCCGAGTTTGTGGCTGCTTTTGAAAATGTCAAACGCCTTGCGGATAGTCTTGCTAATGACATAGGAGTCGTGGATTCAGAGATCTCCAAAATGGAAGCGGATATTATAGAGACTGAGTCAAAGACAAGGGAtctcacaaataaaataaccaacTATCGCAAAGAGTCTGCCGGCTTAGAATTGAAATCCAAGATTCTAAATCAGTTTAGGGAAAATTTTGAGCTCTCGGATCGTCATACCATGATTTTAAGTGATGAATCTTCTGAAGTAAACACAGAGTTCTTTGAAGGCCTTGaacaactcaaaaaaattagaaaagactGCGAAGAGACTCTTTTACACTCTGGGGGTGAAACATCCTTggaaataatggaaaaaatgtcATCCATACAAGAGGCTGCACTTCAGAAACTATATAAATGGACCACGAATGCCCTTCGATCTAAAAATGCATCAGACTTTATTACTTTAGAAGATAAAAGTAGACCCTTCTTGAGCACTGCCATGAAATATCTCCAAGAGCGTCcggttttatttaaatatgttctgACAGAATTTGCAAGTTTCCGTAAATCATTCTTAGTTCAGTCATTTATTGATGCTTTAACCATTGGTGGACCTGGGGGAACTCCACGCCCAATTGAGTTACATGCTCATGATCCACTTCGTTACGTTGGTGATATGCTAGCTTGGCTCCATCAAGCAGCACCTACTGAAAATGAAAATGTTAGAGGACTCCTTCAGGCTTGTGATCAATTAGACATTGAGCTATCATGTCAAGAGGCTTTATCTACTATAACTGAAGGGATTTGCCGTCCCTTAAAAACACGTACCGAGCAAGTTATTCTGTCCGAAGCGGAGCCCGTTGTTCTATTTCGCCTAGCAAATCTAATACGATTTTATTCAGGGACGTTCTCTCCTGTAATGAGAAGTACTGACAGTGCATTAATGTCTACTCTGAACGAATTAGATACTCTTTGTTTCAATCAATTTATGAgcgttttaaattcaaaaattgccACTATGACCACATCGAGTTCAGAGTCCTCCTCGTCTACTCAGAATTTATCCCCGTCTCAAAATACGCTGTCACTTATGTCTCTTTTAAAGGACATTTTAAGTAGTTCAACGGTTATAGAGGATCAAGAAAAACAATTTGCGCAAATTGTAGACGCCATCGTGGACCCTTTATTACGTTCACTGAACGCATCTGTCTCGGGATACGCCAGAACAGATCAGGACGTATATATGCTAAATTGCTTGTATCAAATCAGTTCTACCCTCTCCCTTTTTCAATTCAACGAtgccaaattaaaatttatagaatcAGAAATGAATATGAGATTAGACACTCTCGCCTCAGAGCAAGCGAGTCATTTGATTGCATATTTAGGCATTCAGCCTATTTGTACCCTCTTGTTGAAGTGGTCAAAGAAAAGTGACACCACACGTACATTGTCACAGGTAGAAGGGATGGAGCCccataatttaattcattttgttgaaaaattggATGAGTTCCTTGTTGGCCCTGACTCGTTTCTTCTTCCTCAAATATCTCTACTTAACTCCTCATCCCATAGAAAAACCATCAATCAAAGACCTCTTTCTGTGGTTTTAGCATCTTACAAACAGCTACATGAGGCAGTTACTGATCCAAAAAGTGGTTATGATAATCCGAATGGCATTCTTAATAAAACTCCTAATCAAGTAGCAATATTGCTACAGATGTGA
- the LOC121124075 gene encoding cationic amino acid transporter 2 yields the protein MKNYSLSYYTKWCESYINKLFLFCLHRMKSMEEQASEEGYRIFRRKRIAPASIRPSGGLNRCLSTFDLTTLGIGATLGVGIYVLSGSVARDIAGPSIIFSFLLAGIASALSGLCYAELGSRVPLAGSAYVYSYVTVGELIGFIIGWNLILEYAIGTASVAKGYSGYLDSLFGGIFSSYLKMYFPINVPYLSTYPDLIALGITLLLTWLLACGVKESTRFNGIFTILNIIVVVFVIIAGLFKADTANWSIPKEKLPSPEFGDGGFFPYGISGTLAGAATCFYGFVGFDAIATSGEEARDPGRSIPLAIVLSLSLVFISYFGISSILTLVLPYYLQDSNAPLPHIFNYVGLHWIGKIVSFGALLGLSSSLLGAMFPLPRIIYAMATDGLIFRFLGDIHSKFRTPLKATFICGMLSGLMATLFELKNLVEMMSIGTLMAYTLVSVCVTVLRYLRIPNLDDDSVKGEYSLLCKDSQGEEEEEEEIISIGSIGQEPLVKVKADLFNRLFNMEGSVVANKDTSNMAIYGTGMYTFLTFILVLIHETLGRFVSYNVIMFINIITVIGILTSILIITRQPRCTDSNCKGGFRVPFVPLFPALSILCNLYLMSKLSAATWARFSIWMVIGFFIYIFYGINNSTEELRRRGRPIPSHF from the coding sequence atgaagaattactcattatcatattatacaaaatggTGTGagtcttatattaataaattgttcttATTTTGTTTGCACAGAATGAAATCAATGGAAGAACAGGCCTCAGAAGAGGGCTATCGAATATTTAGACGAAAACGTATCGCTCCAGCATCAATTCGACCTTCAGGAGGACTAAATAGGTGTTTATCTACTTTTGACTTAACAACACTTGGGATTGGAGCCACATTAGGCGTtggaatatatgttttatctgGATCTGTTGCTCGTGACATAGCTGGaccttcaattatattttccttcctGCTGGCTGGGATTGCTTCTGCTCTTTCAGGTCTGTGCTATGCAGAGTTAGGTTCCAGAGTACCTTTGGCTGGATCAGCATATGTGTATAGCTATGTTACTGTTGGTGAATTAATTGGGTTCATTATTGGATGGAATCTCATTCTGGAATATGCAATAGGAACAGCAAGTGTGGCAAAGGGTTATTCTGGATATTTGGATTCACTTTTTGGAGGgatattttcatcatatttgAAGATGTACTTTCCTATCAATGTACCATATCTTAGTACATATCCTGATCTCATTGCTCTCGGCATTACACTCCTTCTAACTTGGCTTCTTGCTTGTGGTGTAAAGGAGTCCACACGATTTAATGGAATATtcacaatattgaatataattgttGTTGTCTTTGTTATAATTGCTGGTCTCTTCAAAGCAGACACTGCTAATTGGAGCATTCCTAAAGAAAAATTACCAAGTCCCGAATTCGGAGATGGAGGTTTTTTTCCATATGGAATTTCTGGAACATTAGCTGGTGCAGCTACTTGTTTTTATGGATTTGTGGGCTTTGATGCTATTGCTACTTCTGGAGAGGAGGCTCGTGATCCAGGAAGATCGATTCCATTAGCTATTGTTTTATCCTTGAGTTTGGTCTTCATATCATATTTTGGAATATCCTCAATTCTTACTCTTGTTTTACCCTATTATCTTCAAGACTCTAATGCACCCTTGcctcatatatttaattatgtggGGCTACATTGGATTGGGAAAATAGTATCCTTTGGAGCTTTACTTGGTTTAAGCTCTAGTTTACTTGGAGCCATGTTTCCTCTTCCCCGAATTATTTATGCAATGGCAACAGATGGTCTTATATTTCGATTTCTTGGAGATATCCATTCTAAGTTTAGAACACCACTTAAAGCAACCTTTATATGTGGAATGCTTTCAGGTCTTATGGCTACCCTTTTCGAACTCAAAAATCTTGTAGAAATGATGTCAATTGGTACGCTAATGGCCTATACTTTAGTAAGTGTGTGTGTTACTGTTCTTAGATACTTAAGAATCCCAAATTTGGATGATGATAGTGTGAAAGGGGAGTATAGCCTTCTGTGCAAGGATTCGCAaggtgaagaagaagaagaagaagagatcaTATCCATTGGATCTATTGGACAAGAACCTCTAGTAAAGGTCAAGGCTGATCTATTTAATCGATTGTTTAATATGGAAGGATCTGTTGTAGCGAACAAAGATACTTCAAACATGGCTATTTATGGAACAGgaatgtatacatttttaacttttattctcGTTCTTATTCATGAGACCCTTGGACGATTTGTGTCCTACAATGTGATCATGTTCATTAACATCATAACAGTCATAGGAATCCTTACATCCATACTGATTATAACGAGACAGCCTCGATGTACAGATTCTAATTGCAAAGGAGGATTTCGAGTCCCATTCGTGCCCCTTTTCCCTGCCCTTAGTATTTTATGCAATCTTTATCTCATGTCAAAGCTTTCTGCGGCCACTTGGGCTCGATTCTCTATTTGGATGGTCATtggcttttttatttatatcttttatggTATCAATAACTCAACGGAGGAGCTTCGGAGAAGAGGTCGACCCATTCCTTCTCATTTTTAA
- the LOC121124832 gene encoding ATPase family gene 2 protein homolog A yields MPPKTTPKRKSKEEWVRDAESGILRHPSLGIFEKEGILSVHESEFQLLDYLDTKRIRIPFGTPFLLLSPSLMKALLWKFGSRVILIDQNVILRVWPSDGSYPIGISRETSLQEKNRIKVFNEPLHLAKRIYFKIDHQKDESFLFALKSSLEATEILTSGSEHSFTYYGKIIDLKIIAINELKQGEEDGSFICDQFESLHLSSTPKQSKDKKLLYYSFAWNETELIFLNDASIYSQDRTPLEYLIGGLDSVIHILKKAIASNDHRKKGILLFGPPGSGKTLIGERIGDTLGYRTISVAASDIYSKFYGETESKLKDIFNQASSHEGKEGTILFIDDFDSLCPRRSDNTKTDQEKRVLSGLIHMLDKHRESKNLVVLGATSRIDSVDPTLRRPNRFDYEVEISVPSPQEREQILNCVLKLKNVKIDRENVLTIANKTHGYVGADLESLVNESLNISEEEKVKDPARLELRHFMSAFKKIRPSAMREVSIQVPDVSWEDIGGLTDLKLKLKQAVEWPLKKPEVFSRLGIKPPKGILMYGPPGCSKTMIAKALANESGLNFMAVKGPELFSKWVGESERAVRELFRKARAVAPSIIFFDEIDSLCGSRGGSGDSKVSDRVLAQLLTEMDGVEVLNSVTIVAATNRPDMIDKALMRPGRLDRVIYVPLPDVETRLRIFDIHSKRIPTQGLVDLKELAECTKGYSGAEISAVCTEAALRALERDINSKIVTEQDFHSALRIITPRIHPDLLNIYSDFQASHQRSNL; encoded by the exons ATGCCTCCAAAAACGACTCCTAAACGGAAGTCCAAGGAGGAATGGGTACGTGATGCGGAATCGGGGATCTTGCGTCATCCCTCCCTTGGCATCTTTGAAAAAGAAGGGATTCTGAGTGTGCATGAATCTGAGTTTCAGTTGCTTGACTACTTGGACACTAAAAGAATAAGAATTCCATTCGGAACACCGTTTCTATTACTTTCTCCATCCCTCATGAAAGCTTTACTCTGGAAATTCGGATCTAGAGTTATACTCATTGATCaaa ATGTTATCTTAAGGGTCTGGCCTTCAGATGGATCTTACCCTATTGGAATATCTCGAGAAACGTCCCTTCAAGAGAAAAACCGAATTAAAGTATTCAATGAACCTCTACATTTAGCTAAAcgaatatactttaaaattgacCACCAAAAAGACGAAAGTTTCCTGTTTGCCCTTAAATCTTCATTAGAAGCAACTGAGATTCTGACTTCAGGCTCTGAACACTCTTTCACttattatggaaaaattattgactTAAAAATTATTGCCATTAATGAATTAAAGCAAGGAGAGGAGGATGGATCTTTCATTTGTGATCAATTTGAGTCTTTGCACTTATCTTCCACTCCGAAGCAGTCCAAGGATAAAAAACTGCTTTATTATTCATTTGCGTGGAATGAAAccgagttgatatttttaaatgatgctTCAATTTACTCTCAGGATAGAACTCCATTGGAGTATCTCATTGGTGGTCTAGATAGTGTAATACATATTCTCAAAAAAGCAATAGCTTCTAATGATCacagaaaaaaaggaattttactGTTTGGCCCTCCTGGATCTGGAAAAACATTAATTGGAGAGAGAATAGGGGACACTTTGGGCTATCGTACAATATCAGTTGCTGCTTCAGATATTTATTCCAAATTCTACGGTGAGACTGAGAGTAAATTAAAGGATATATTTAATCAAGCGAGCTCACATGAGGGCAAAGAAGGaacaatattattcattgaTGACTTTGATAGTCTATGTCCTAGAAGGAGTGATAATACAAAGACGGATCAAGAAAAAAGGGTATTATCTGGATTAATTCACATGCTGGATAAACATCGAGAAAGTAAGAACTTGGTTGTTTTAGGTGCAACTTCTCGAATTGATAGTGTGGATCCTACTTTGCGCCGTCCGAATAGATTTGATTATGAAGTAGAAATCAGTGTGCCATCTCCTCAAGAAAgagaacaaattttaaattgtgttcttaagttgaaaaatgtaaaaatagacAGAGAGAACGTTCTAACAATCGCAAATAAGACACATGGTTATGTAGGAGCGGATCTAGAATCTCTAGTTAATGAAAGCTTAAACATATCAGAAGAGGAGAAAGTAAAAGATCCTGCTCGTTTAGAACTAAGACATTTTATGTCTGCTTTTAAGAAGATTAGACCAAGCGCCATGCGTGAGGTATCGATTCAAGTCCCTGATGTGTCGTGGGAAGATATTGGAGGATTAACTGACCTTAAGTTAAAACTCAAACAAGCTGTTGAATGGCCGTTAAAAAAACCAGAGGTTTTTTCTCGCCTAGGAATCAAGCCACCTAAGGGAATTTTAATGTACGGTCCACCGGGATGTTCCAAAACAATGATAGCTAAAGCACTGGCCAATGAAAGTGGACTTAACTTCATGGCTGTAAAAGGGCCAGAATTATTCAGTAAATGGGTTGGAGAGTCGGAAAGGGCAGTAAGGGAATTATTTAGAAAAGCAAGAGCTGTTGCTCCttctatcatattttttgacgAAATTGACTCTCTATGTGGTTCTCGTGGAGGAAGTGGCGATTCTAAAGTAAGTGACAGAGTTTTGGCTCAGTTGTTAACTGAGATGGATGGTGTCGAAGTACTTAATTCTGTAACCATTGTAGCGGCAACAAATCGTCCTGATATGATCGATAAAGCTTTAATGCGTCCGGGAAGACTCGATCGTGTTATTTATGTTCCATTGCCTGATGTAGAAACTCGCTTAAggatttttgatattcattCTAAAAGAATTCCTACTCAAGGCTTAGTAGATTTGAAAGAACTTGCTGAGTGTACAAAAGGATATTCTGGAGCTGAAATATCTGCTGTCTGTACAGAAGCTGCACTTAGAGCCCTTGAAAGAGATATTAATTCAAAGATAGTGACAGAACAAGATTTCCATTCCGCTTTACGTATCATAACTCCTAGAATACATCCtgatttgttaaatatatattccgaTTTTCAGGCGTCCCATCAGCGCagtaatttatga